Genomic window (Neurospora crassa OR74A linkage group VI, whole genome shotgun sequence):
CGTCGCCGTCGGCGTCGTCCTCTCCGAGCTTGGCGGCTCCAAAGCCGCCCGCATGGCCCTGAACCACGTCGGCTTTGACTCTTCGtctacctctctctacacCGTCAACCgcgcctgctcctcctcactGCAAGCCATCGCCTCCATCGCGGCCTCGATCCGCACCGAGGCTATCGATGTCGGCATCGGCGCCGGCATGGAGAGCATGACGCGCAACTACGGCTCGCGCGCGATCCCGACTTCGTACTGGCCTGCTCTCAAGGAGAGCCCTGTCAAGGACGCGCGGGACTGCGTCATGCCCATGGGTTTGACTTCGGAAAACGTCGCGAGCCGGTATGGTGTCTCGCGCGAGGACCAGGATGCGTTTGCCGTCAAGTCGCACCAGTTGGCTGCGCAGGCGCGCGCTGAGGGCCGGTTCAAGGAGGAAATCGTTCCGGTGACGACGCAGTATCAGGAGGTCGACAAGGCCGGGAACAAGGTGGGCGAACCGCAAacggtcacggtcacggAGGACGACGGCATCAGGCCGACGGCGTCGCTGGAGGGCATGGCGAAGCTGAAGCCTGCTTTCAAGCCGGACGGCGCCAGCACGGCGGGTAATTCGAGCCAGGTCAGCGATGGTGCGGCGGCGACgctgttgatgaggaggagcacGGCCACGGCGTTGGGATTGGGAGACCGCATTATCGGCAAGTTTGTGGCTGCCAACACGGTGGGGTGCAAGCCGGATGAGATGGGCATCGGCCCCGCGGTGGCTATCCCCAAGTTGTTGGGCCAGCTGGGGTTGGAGAACAAGGACGTCGATAGGTGGGAGATCAACGAGGCTTTTGCCAGTCAGGCGATCTACTGCTTGAGGGAGCTGGGGCTTGAGGAGGCTTGGAAGGATGGTAAGGTTAACCCGGATGGTGGTGCGATTGCTTTGGGTCACCCCTTGGGCGCCACTGGTGCGAGAATGGTGAGCACTCTGTTGCATGGTCTCGGAAGGACGGGTGGTGAGGTGGGTGTGGTCAGCATGTGTGTTGGTACTGGCATGGGCATGGCTGGTGTCTTTGTTAGGGAGTAAGTTTGGCATTGTGTAGAGACTCGTATATATGCTGGTGCGTCTTTTATGCATGGTAATGATGGTATCGACAGGTAGATCCATTTCGGAAGCTGAGCCATATCAGTAGATGTGTATTTCTGAGGTCGGTTGCTCCTAGGCAAAGTCCCCACGAAACGAGCTTAAGAACACTGTGAATCCCTTCCTCAGCGGTTTCATTCATGTCATGGAATTTATTGTATCTACTTGCATCTCGCAAATATGTCTTTGGTGCGCAAGGCTAAGAGTAAAAGCCAGGCAGCATCATATCCTGGGGTATCatatcctccccctcccttccGTCTATGTCCCACGTCATACTCCCAGAATATTTCCCGAACAAACATCATGCCCCGTTGCATAGATGAGTCGAGTTCCAACCTACTTCAATCCTACCTTTGGGGCTCCCGTCGCTGAAGCCTGACTTCAGCCGCAGCCAGGTACCGAATTGAATGCATCCAAATCAGCCAGATGCCAACTAAACCCAGAAACCTCAAGAGAATTTTCAACCCCAGCATGTCCTGACAGTCATTCCAGATTCCTCTTCTTT
Coding sequences:
- a CDS encoding 3-ketoacyl-CoA thiolase; amino-acid sequence: MGVLPKGLSSVLAKAPTDVVILSSLRTPITRSYKGHLKDAYPEELLSVVLRATLDKVPELNPSKIEDVAVGVVLSELGGSKAARMALNHVGFDSSSTSLYTVNRACSSSLQAIASIAASIRTEAIDVGIGAGMESMTRNYGSRAIPTSYWPALKESPVKDARDCVMPMGLTSENVASRYGVSREDQDAFAVKSHQLAAQARAEGRFKEEIVPVTTQYQEVDKAGNKVGEPQTVTVTEDDGIRPTASLEGMAKLKPAFKPDGASTAGNSSQVSDGAAATLLMRRSTATALGLGDRIIGKFVAANTVGCKPDEMGIGPAVAIPKLLGQLGLENKDVDRWEINEAFASQAIYCLRELGLEEAWKDGKVNPDGGAIALGHPLGATGARMVSTLLHGLGRTGGEVGVVSMCVGTGMGMAGVFVRE